A region from the Campylobacter subantarcticus LMG 24377 genome encodes:
- a CDS encoding WGR domain-containing protein translates to MQFHQRMQRATKENNIRYYEIEISKNLFGDYFIERTYGNIKYKSFTGKRVNYFSSKDEALLFFEKIIKLKEKRGYKKASL, encoded by the coding sequence ATGCAATTTCATCAGAGAATGCAAAGAGCCACCAAAGAAAATAATATTCGATATTATGAAATAGAAATTTCAAAAAATTTATTTGGTGATTATTTTATAGAAAGAACTTATGGTAATATTAAATATAAAAGCTTTACTGGTAAAAGGGTAAATTATTTTTCTAGCAAAGATGAGGCTTTATTGTTTTTTGAAAAAATCATCAAACTAAAAGAGAAAAGGGGATATAAAAAAGCTTCACTATAA
- a CDS encoding BspA family leucine-rich repeat surface protein codes for MIKFLKKILSKKYYPKTKEELIDLINNEEICLSSIDTSSIVDMSHLFYYSKRKNFSGIEKWNVSNVEDMSFMFCGCKSFNQPLNNWNVSNVKNMYVMFKDCENFNQQLNNWNVSNVKNMYAMFCGCENFNQPLNNWNVSNVEDMSLMFDGCKLFNQPLNNWNVSNVKNMYAMFDGCKLFNQPLNNWNVSNVKSMKSMFCGCENFNQPLNNWNVSNVTNMKSMFDYCEKFNQPLNNWNVSNVKDMSFMFDYCENFNQPLNNWNVSNVEDMSFMFDYCENFNQPLNNWNVSSVKDMSFMFCGCKSFNQPLNNWNVSNVEDMCGIFKRL; via the coding sequence ATGATAAAATTCTTAAAAAAAATCTTATCAAAAAAATATTACCCAAAAACAAAAGAAGAATTAATCGACTTAATCAATAATGAAGAAATTTGCCTATCTAGTATAGACACTTCTTCTATTGTTGATATGAGCCATTTATTCTACTATTCAAAGAGAAAAAACTTTTCTGGTATTGAAAAGTGGAATGTTTCAAATGTTGAAGACATGAGCTTTATGTTTTGTGGTTGTAAATCATTTAATCAACCATTAAACAATTGGAATGTTTCAAATGTTAAAAATATGTATGTAATGTTTAAAGATTGTGAAAATTTCAATCAACAATTAAACAATTGGAATGTTTCAAATGTTAAAAATATGTATGCAATGTTTTGTGGTTGCGAAAATTTCAATCAACCATTAAACAATTGGAATGTTTCTAATGTTGAAGACATGAGCTTAATGTTTGATGGTTGCAAACTATTTAATCAACCATTAAACAATTGGAATGTTTCTAATGTTAAAAATATGTATGCAATGTTTGATGGTTGCAAACTATTTAATCAACCATTAAACAATTGGAATGTTTCAAATGTTAAAAGCATGAAATCAATGTTTTGTGGTTGTGAAAATTTCAATCAGCCATTAAACAATTGGAATGTTTCAAATGTTACAAATATGAAATCAATGTTTGATTATTGCGAAAAATTCAACCAGCCATTAAACAATTGGAATGTTTCTAATGTTAAAGACATGAGCTTTATGTTTGATTATTGCGAAAATTTCAATCAACCATTAAACAATTGGAATGTTTCAAATGTTGAAGACATGAGCTTTATGTTTGATTATTGCGAAAATTTCAATCAACCATTAAACAATTGGAATGTTTCTAGTGTTAAAGACATGAGCTTTATGTTTTGTGGTTGTAAATCATTTAATCAACCATTAAACAATTGGAATGTTTCTAATGTTGAGGATATGTGTGGAATATTCAAAAGGTTGTGA
- a CDS encoding DUF4942 domain-containing protein: MSYTSKLIKILKEKNQDFEWYPTTEEMIEALASQLKHIHSVLDIGAGDGRVLKSLENKLNIDELYSIEKSLPLIQQMDMSILNIGRDFFTTSIVEKTVDLVFCNPPYSEYEKWVCRILKEGNFKYFAFVIPRRWRDNLDISRIIKSRKLNLIFSQNFDFFNAERRARAKVELLIFKKEYKDNSFENFLKEHFQLSCLDFNEKIYSYERLDKERKSLSDETKLIDKEKIIDFLIQKYNEDMQKCIISIKNLSMIDNNIYSYLDLSKETILKGVERMLKDLRALYWGEIFNKLEVITSKVIEEYRHEISSSVISNSSIDFTRDNLESVLIWFIKNANIYIEKSYLAFFDKLSIKDNALMYKSNERFLYSQWRYTKEAEGKELGQVPLKLDYRIVVPNIARDFNYSCSQSFLNDLKVMAHNLGYKFKFSYNFVFRCGESGTMYFENGDVFFEWKAYKNTNVHFKFSQEFMAKFNLAVGRLRKWFSSKKEAKQEFSNVKDEIIDEIFEKSLLLDFKNCQNLLLGS; the protein is encoded by the coding sequence ATGTCATATACAAGTAAATTAATTAAGATATTAAAAGAAAAAAATCAAGATTTTGAATGGTATCCAACAACTGAAGAAATGATAGAGGCTCTTGCTTCGCAATTAAAGCACATTCATAGTGTTTTAGATATTGGTGCAGGAGATGGAAGAGTTTTAAAAAGCTTGGAAAATAAATTAAACATTGATGAGCTTTATTCCATAGAAAAATCATTACCGCTTATTCAACAAATGGATATGAGTATCTTAAACATTGGTAGAGATTTTTTTACAACTAGCATTGTTGAAAAAACAGTTGATTTGGTCTTTTGCAATCCGCCATATAGCGAATACGAAAAGTGGGTTTGCAGAATTTTAAAAGAAGGTAACTTTAAATATTTTGCTTTTGTTATTCCACGCAGGTGGAGAGACAACTTAGATATTTCTCGCATTATTAAAAGTAGAAAATTAAATTTAATTTTTTCACAAAATTTTGACTTTTTTAATGCTGAAAGAAGAGCTAGGGCAAAAGTTGAGTTACTTATTTTTAAAAAGGAATATAAAGATAATTCTTTTGAAAACTTTTTAAAAGAACACTTTCAATTATCTTGCTTGGATTTTAATGAAAAAATTTATTCTTATGAAAGATTAGATAAAGAAAGAAAAAGTCTTTCTGATGAAACAAAACTTATCGATAAAGAAAAAATTATCGATTTTTTGATTCAAAAATACAACGAAGATATGCAAAAGTGCATTATTTCAATCAAGAATCTTTCTATGATTGATAATAATATTTATAGCTATTTAGATCTTAGCAAAGAAACAATACTAAAAGGTGTTGAAAGAATGCTAAAAGATTTAAGAGCTTTATATTGGGGAGAAATTTTCAATAAATTAGAAGTTATAACTTCAAAAGTTATTGAAGAATATCGCCATGAAATAAGTTCTAGTGTTATTAGCAATTCTAGTATTGATTTTACTAGAGATAACCTAGAAAGTGTTTTAATTTGGTTTATTAAAAACGCAAACATATACATTGAAAAATCTTATCTTGCGTTTTTTGATAAATTGAGTATCAAAGACAATGCTTTAATGTATAAAAGCAATGAGCGTTTTTTGTATTCTCAATGGAGATATACAAAAGAAGCTGAAGGAAAGGAGCTTGGTCAAGTTCCTTTGAAATTAGATTATAGAATAGTAGTTCCAAATATCGCAAGAGATTTTAATTATAGCTGTAGCCAATCTTTTTTGAATGACTTAAAAGTAATGGCTCATAATTTAGGCTATAAATTTAAATTTTCTTATAACTTTGTTTTTCGTTGCGGTGAAAGCGGAACTATGTATTTTGAAAATGGCGATGTGTTTTTTGAATGGAAAGCATATAAAAACACTAATGTTCATTTTAAATTTTCTCAAGAATTTATGGCTAAGTTTAATTTAGCTGTTGGTAGATTGAGAAAATGGTTTAGTAGTAAAAAAGAAGCAAAACAAGAATTTAGCAATGTCAAAGATGAGATTATTGATGAAATCTTTGAAAAATCTCTGTTGCTAGATTTTAAAAATTGCCAGAATCTTTTATTGGGGAGTTAA
- a CDS encoding type II toxin-antitoxin system PemK/MazF family toxin: MVSSKNAKYGEIWIADFEPQVGEEITKKRPALILSNNLFNLNQKLVFVVPLTTWQDKFHNGVWYLKINKDALNGLDVDSAINCSQLKSFSKERLIKKIGDVNEDILKEVRSIIDEILDSRFND; the protein is encoded by the coding sequence ATGGTATCATCTAAAAATGCTAAATATGGTGAAATTTGGATTGCTGATTTTGAACCTCAAGTTGGAGAAGAAATTACCAAAAAACGCCCAGCGTTAATTTTAAGCAATAATCTTTTTAATCTCAACCAAAAACTTGTTTTTGTTGTTCCTTTAACAACTTGGCAAGATAAATTTCATAATGGAGTTTGGTATTTAAAGATTAATAAAGACGCATTAAATGGCTTAGATGTTGATTCAGCAATTAACTGCTCACAATTAAAATCTTTTTCAAAAGAAAGATTAATTAAAAAAATAGGCGATGTAAATGAGGATATTCTAAAAGAAGTCAGAAGTATAATTGATGAGATTTTAGATTCAAGATTTAACGATTGA
- a CDS encoding thymidine kinase: MITLILGPMRSGKSYRLLQEAEKLHIANKNYVFIRPSCDDRGFISRSFESRLQLNIQNEDCDFKDYDYILFDEFQFFDEKIVQRVLESEAKKEFYLSSLSSDIHFKIWKNIAKVLPYAEKIIKLHSICETCGCSYANFNIGNGKIGDDYKVVCKNCIEK; this comes from the coding sequence ATGATTACATTAATTTTAGGTCCTATGAGATCTGGAAAAAGCTATCGATTATTACAAGAAGCTGAAAAACTTCATATAGCGAATAAAAATTATGTTTTTATTCGTCCTTCTTGTGATGATAGGGGTTTTATTTCTAGATCATTTGAGAGTAGGTTGCAATTAAATATACAAAATGAAGATTGTGATTTTAAAGATTACGATTATATTCTCTTTGATGAATTTCAATTTTTTGATGAAAAAATTGTTCAAAGGGTGTTAGAAAGTGAAGCTAAAAAAGAGTTTTATCTTTCATCTTTAAGTTCTGATATTCATTTTAAAATTTGGAAAAATATTGCTAAGGTTTTGCCTTATGCAGAAAAAATTATTAAATTGCATTCAATTTGTGAAACTTGCGGTTGTTCCTATGCTAATTTTAATATTGGCAATGGAAAAATCGGCGATGATTATAAAGTTGTTTGTAAAAACTGTATAGAGAAATAA
- a CDS encoding site-specific recombinase, phage integrase family, whose translation MKLKKGNISQDLERWVRAYLNHLKTLSYSNNTILLYERILLEFVEYSLDFQDEMQINDIKTLFIVNFLDFLEKRSKNVEKLSKKTKLTYLRIISSFFTFINDNNDDFCQFNFNLSKLKIRTEKAEEKIEYLNENEITSLLNILEKEKARKDDYNSYRNALLVKLMLFAGLRISEALKVSLSDFIEDDDEVTRISIFGKGGKEQFVYIKTSKIADELEYFKEHLNVNDCIMKTAKDKILSRSNAFVIINRIYAKALIAKKGLHLLRHTFAMRLTNKGTNLVFIQKLLRHSNIKTTTIYSKADKENTKKALIGVS comes from the coding sequence ATGAAACTGAAAAAAGGTAATATTAGTCAAGATTTAGAAAGATGGGTAAGGGCTTATTTAAATCATTTAAAGACACTTTCTTATTCAAATAATACTATCTTACTTTATGAGCGTATTTTATTAGAATTTGTTGAGTATTCTTTAGATTTTCAAGATGAAATGCAGATAAATGATATAAAAACTCTATTTATTGTTAATTTCTTAGATTTTTTAGAAAAAAGAAGTAAAAATGTAGAAAAACTATCTAAAAAAACAAAATTAACATATTTAAGAATAATTTCTAGTTTTTTTACATTTATCAATGATAATAATGATGATTTCTGCCAATTTAACTTCAATTTGTCTAAATTAAAAATTAGAACTGAAAAAGCTGAAGAAAAAATAGAATATTTAAACGAGAATGAAATTACAAGTCTTTTGAATATTCTTGAGAAAGAAAAAGCCAGAAAAGATGATTATAATAGTTATAGAAATGCCCTACTTGTAAAACTTATGCTATTTGCAGGATTAAGAATCAGTGAGGCTTTAAAAGTTAGCTTAAGTGATTTTATAGAAGATGATGATGAAGTTACTAGGATTAGTATTTTTGGCAAGGGGGGTAAAGAACAATTTGTTTATATAAAAACGAGTAAGATTGCTGATGAGCTAGAATATTTCAAAGAACATTTAAATGTTAATGATTGTATTATGAAAACAGCTAAAGATAAGATTTTAAGTAGAAGTAATGCTTTTGTTATTATCAATAGAATTTATGCTAAAGCTTTAATAGCTAAAAAAGGATTACACTTACTAAGACATACTTTTGCAATGAGATTAACAAACAAAGGCACAAATCTTGTGTTTATACAAAAACTATTAAGACATAGCAATATCAAAACTACCACAATATACTCTAAAGCTGATAAAGAAAACACAAAAAAAGCTTTAATAGGAGTGAGTTAG
- a CDS encoding mobilization protein — protein sequence MSENIENNQEKNKNVVKIEKNSSKRIYFDEKTLKMIEIMSPAYGIDPNTKENEKIGAIVKIAIENLFKSDFLNKIKDF from the coding sequence ATGAGTGAAAATATAGAAAATAATCAAGAAAAAAATAAAAATGTAGTAAAAATAGAAAAAAATAGTTCAAAAAGAATTTATTTTGATGAAAAGACTTTAAAAATGATAGAAATAATGTCTCCAGCTTATGGTATAGATCCAAATACAAAAGAAAATGAGAAAATAGGTGCTATTGTTAAAATAGCAATAGAAAATTTATTTAAAAGTGATTTTTTGAATAAAATCAAAGATTTTTAA
- the bet gene encoding phage recombination protein Bet, whose amino-acid sequence MSAITNTNQNTELNKERIALIKKHFFPVETKINKTEMDYCLSVATKYGLDPFLRQVFFVPRKAKVTKNGKDVWVEKIEPLVGRDGFLAIAHKSGKFGGIRSYSEIKNYPKLVNNQWQYTQDLVAICEVYRTDTNKPFIVEVAYSEYVQLTKDEKPTTFWASKPDTMLKKVAESQALRKAFNVSGLYSAEEMGVGITEDEIIIDTEAVQNTTIPDEENAISLEYLTNAVKALGLDIEIIGEYATVTGNTYNLTENLKQLGFKYKPDTKVWYQKIE is encoded by the coding sequence ATGTCAGCAATAACAAATACAAATCAAAATACAGAATTAAACAAAGAAAGAATCGCTCTAATTAAAAAACATTTCTTCCCTGTTGAAACTAAGATTAATAAAACAGAAATGGATTATTGTCTTAGTGTTGCAACAAAATATGGTCTAGATCCTTTCTTGCGTCAAGTATTTTTTGTTCCTCGTAAGGCAAAAGTTACAAAAAATGGTAAAGATGTGTGGGTTGAAAAAATAGAACCTTTAGTGGGTAGAGATGGCTTTTTAGCTATTGCTCATAAAAGCGGAAAATTTGGTGGTATTCGTTCTTATAGTGAGATTAAAAACTATCCAAAATTAGTGAATAATCAATGGCAATACACTCAAGATTTGGTTGCAATTTGTGAAGTTTATAGAACTGATACAAATAAGCCTTTTATAGTTGAAGTTGCATATAGTGAATATGTGCAATTAACCAAAGATGAAAAACCTACAACTTTTTGGGCTTCAAAGCCTGATACTATGCTAAAAAAGGTTGCAGAAAGTCAAGCTTTAAGAAAAGCATTTAATGTGAGTGGGTTATATTCTGCTGAAGAAATGGGTGTTGGTATTACAGAAGATGAAATCATTATTGATACAGAAGCTGTTCAAAATACTACCATTCCTGATGAAGAAAATGCAATTTCTTTGGAATATTTGACAAATGCTGTAAAGGCACTAGGTTTAGATATTGAAATTATAGGTGAATATGCAACAGTAACTGGCAATACTTATAATTTAACTGAAAATCTAAAACAACTAGGTTTTAAATACAAACCAGACACAAAGGTTTGGTATCAAAAAATTGAATAG
- a CDS encoding Dna2/Cas4 domain-containing protein: MEKNKFDSFVAQNLPKALKKATLESLGDRKEYIGSSDIAGCLRKAYLDKTNDVEHDLATLIRFQRGHIAEGIVEAMLDGLNPTKQLEKEIIHNDTPLKCHIDFALERKDEIVVIEAKSVSTSVENPYSSWLLQVSYQLEILSRHTNKKVRAYIVAINLNTGWFKSFEVDHNKSLAGIALNKARELTIALKEKVEPKCEEQLYCSTCPHKSNCPAMMKKSVQIDLNGDLLDVANRLIELNKLKKELDKELEEKKAIIEEYMRSTEAKKLNIGENFISLSNDTTSVSFDTKAFEKNEPELYANLFQKYQKSSSRKGYISIK; this comes from the coding sequence ATGGAAAAAAATAAATTTGACTCATTTGTTGCACAAAACTTACCAAAAGCATTAAAAAAAGCTACATTAGAAAGCTTAGGCGATAGAAAAGAATATATAGGTTCTTCTGATATTGCTGGTTGTCTAAGAAAAGCTTATCTTGATAAAACTAATGATGTAGAACATGATCTTGCAACTCTAATAAGATTTCAAAGAGGACATATAGCAGAAGGAATTGTTGAAGCTATGCTTGATGGATTAAATCCTACAAAACAGCTTGAAAAAGAAATTATTCATAACGATACGCCTTTAAAATGTCATATAGATTTTGCATTAGAGAGAAAAGATGAAATTGTAGTAATTGAAGCAAAAAGTGTTTCTACTTCTGTGGAAAATCCTTATTCTTCTTGGTTATTACAAGTTTCTTATCAACTTGAGATTTTATCAAGACATACTAATAAAAAAGTAAGAGCTTATATTGTAGCTATTAACTTAAATACTGGTTGGTTTAAAAGTTTTGAGGTAGATCATAATAAATCATTGGCTGGCATTGCTTTAAATAAAGCAAGAGAATTAACCATTGCTTTGAAAGAAAAGGTTGAGCCTAAATGTGAAGAGCAGTTGTATTGTAGCACTTGCCCTCACAAATCAAACTGCCCAGCAATGATGAAAAAATCAGTTCAGATTGATTTAAATGGTGATTTACTTGATGTAGCAAATAGATTGATTGAGTTAAATAAACTTAAAAAAGAACTAGATAAAGAATTGGAAGAGAAAAAAGCTATTATTGAAGAATATATGCGTTCAACTGAAGCTAAAAAACTCAATATTGGCGAAAATTTTATTTCTTTATCAAATGATACTACAAGTGTAAGTTTTGATACTAAAGCTTTTGAAAAGAATGAGCCTGAACTTTATGCAAATTTATTTCAAAAGTACCAAAAAAGCTCTTCAAGAAAGGGTTATATTAGTATCAAATGA
- a CDS encoding toprim domain-containing protein yields the protein MKEFNIELLNEIDIKELISNLGGSYTKTPKLMQCPNKSAHKDGDKHPSMGIKGNSCKCFACGFGGNPVSLAKEYFGDFKKACEYLHETWNIPYKNGQFETKKTIVKKQEIKKMEYFAFDLKKSFKEITLNDFLKNYNNMNESQKLKMAYSFVYRFSLTTNQDEKISYYHKRKISKDLIGNIGFIGKNDIKKLNEALKKYFPIEDLQKFNLVDLVGDWKYGYNTCVVPSFDLYTDLVTGFMLRSTNVNAKVKEVNVSNSQIIHPLPFNLTYDLIQNATEIYITEGHIDGLSLKTIGKNFISFSGIYSYKEEELGLLREKKIFISFDQDDAGKSASNVLAQKLEKANIQYEILKWDPLLGKDVNDLLVKGKLKK from the coding sequence ATGAAAGAATTTAATATAGAATTGTTAAATGAGATTGATATTAAAGAACTAATATCAAATTTAGGTGGATCTTATACCAAAACTCCAAAACTTATGCAATGTCCTAACAAATCAGCTCATAAAGATGGAGATAAACACCCATCTATGGGTATAAAGGGTAACTCTTGCAAATGTTTTGCATGTGGTTTTGGTGGTAATCCAGTTTCTTTAGCTAAAGAATATTTTGGAGATTTTAAGAAAGCGTGCGAATATTTGCATGAAACTTGGAATATTCCTTATAAAAATGGTCAATTTGAAACCAAAAAAACAATAGTTAAAAAGCAAGAAATTAAAAAAATGGAATATTTTGCTTTTGATTTAAAAAAATCTTTTAAAGAAATTACCTTAAATGATTTTTTGAAAAATTACAATAATATGAACGAAAGCCAAAAGCTTAAAATGGCGTATTCTTTTGTTTATAGATTTTCATTGACAACTAATCAAGATGAAAAGATAAGTTATTATCATAAAAGAAAAATCTCAAAAGATCTGATAGGAAACATTGGATTTATTGGAAAAAATGATATTAAAAAGCTAAATGAAGCTTTAAAAAAATATTTTCCTATTGAAGATTTGCAAAAATTTAACCTTGTTGATTTAGTCGGAGATTGGAAGTATGGATATAACACTTGTGTTGTGCCTTCTTTCGATTTATACACTGATTTAGTAACTGGTTTCATGCTAAGAAGTACAAATGTGAATGCTAAAGTTAAAGAAGTTAATGTTTCTAATTCTCAAATAATTCACCCATTGCCGTTTAATCTTACTTATGATCTTATTCAAAATGCTACTGAAATATATATAACTGAAGGGCATATTGATGGACTAAGCTTAAAAACAATTGGTAAAAACTTTATTTCTTTTAGTGGAATTTATTCTTACAAAGAGGAAGAGTTAGGATTGTTAAGAGAAAAGAAAATTTTTATTAGCTTTGATCAAGACGACGCAGGAAAAAGCGCTTCAAATGTTTTAGCCCAAAAGCTAGAGAAAGCAAATATTCAATATGAGATTTTAAAATGGGATCCATTGCTTGGTAAAGATGTTAATGATCTCTTAGTAAAAGGAAAATTAAAAAAATAA
- the ssb gene encoding single-stranded DNA-binding protein has protein sequence MFNQIQVIGHLTKDVEMRYLPSGTAVAKSSIASNHKTRANDGSIHEETCFLDFSIFGRMAEIANQYLSKGSKVLVVGRLVQNNWTDSNGNNRTNYFIRVGEIKFLDPKQEPQEEVAQATQKQPEASKVAQTATKNTSSVNQIDDETEDLPF, from the coding sequence ATGTTTAATCAAATTCAAGTTATAGGTCATCTTACAAAAGATGTGGAAATGAGATATTTACCAAGCGGCACTGCTGTTGCAAAATCATCAATTGCTTCAAATCATAAAACAAGAGCAAATGATGGAAGTATCCATGAGGAAACATGCTTTTTAGACTTTTCTATCTTTGGAAGAATGGCAGAAATTGCTAATCAATATCTCTCAAAAGGAAGTAAGGTTTTAGTTGTTGGAAGATTAGTTCAAAACAATTGGACTGATAGTAATGGAAATAATAGAACTAACTACTTTATTAGAGTTGGTGAAATTAAGTTCTTAGATCCAAAACAAGAACCTCAAGAAGAAGTAGCTCAAGCTACACAAAAGCAACCTGAAGCTTCGAAAGTAGCTCAAACAGCTACTAAGAACACAAGTTCAGTAAATCAAATAGACGATGAAACAGAAGATCTTCCATTTTAA
- a CDS encoding helix-turn-helix domain-containing protein gives MRISASKRKIIKIMQEIEKKLEYHPIADLLEEYKIPRATYYTWRRRYIEYKNTCKVEDMVNMADGLNTKDTYLLTFETDDKEIGSRIRKIRESMNLSITQFISGSIYTQAQMTYYESGQRKINIHFLTLLFLKYGINPNYILLNQEPQFIFTGYKENIIKKNNFKKKFF, from the coding sequence ATGAGAATAAGTGCTTCTAAGAGAAAAATAATTAAAATTATGCAAGAGATAGAAAAAAAATTAGAGTATCACCCTATTGCTGATTTATTAGAAGAATATAAGATTCCAAGAGCAACTTATTATACATGGAGAAGAAGATATATAGAATATAAAAACACATGTAAAGTAGAAGACATGGTGAATATGGCAGATGGGCTAAATACAAAAGATACATATTTATTAACTTTTGAAACTGATGATAAAGAAATAGGCTCAAGAATAAGAAAAATTAGAGAATCTATGAATTTAAGTATTACTCAATTTATAAGTGGTTCTATATATACACAAGCACAAATGACTTATTATGAATCAGGACAAAGAAAAATAAACATACACTTTTTAACACTCTTATTTTTAAAGTATGGAATCAATCCAAACTACATTCTTTTAAATCAAGAACCACAATTTATATTTACTGGATATAAAGAAAATATAATTAAAAAAAATAATTTTAAAAAGAAATTTTTCTAA
- a CDS encoding DUF4209 domain-containing protein, translating into MENTNNIQNKIIDDMLNIDFSGCENIVSFSKLVDKINKNEKNIIYKDSIEFLYYFYNYNPNYFKYKYNNYTLKEEVLERLNNTIYDVKNPLLQLKIATCLLIEYKNIKNKPEIARLIIKNTILFFEKLFLKDSYGLEEGVLFALDVNHIFKLEKEYKYMEKLKEVINNYLYSKESENIDFTFIRLFENLIKRYKNFYTEDELKIIKSKLYEIIEIKLKNINKTNQDNYLLLNSDIVCGLYENLHLIDKDNKINDYRKIVKMFLLIFSKIKSSDMKMGILDSALKYAQKIKNKKQISKINSLIQENNKKITFKFKPICFNIPKEIQEAIGRFENDVDRFLNSNCNLFQCFYGIYPCLKTNFKKIEEKNSIVDLFGSVMYFDSDNLRENIDNSGLFRKYYNYITISYPCINILKSKLLQRFYPNKEYFYYLTCDNNIIPKGYEEIIARMFCAGIHKDYMDFFIYASVSIEAILRHIIGEDIIKNDKKNHRIQEYETLENLLDKIESQNLLEEDTVKELRLLFCKDGFNIRNKIAHARFSQDIFNGHYMLADYMWCFLMNFFISNYNKEPK; encoded by the coding sequence ATGGAAAATACAAACAATATACAAAATAAAATAATAGATGATATGCTTAATATAGATTTTAGCGGTTGTGAAAATATAGTTTCATTTAGCAAGTTAGTAGATAAAATCAATAAAAATGAAAAAAATATAATATATAAAGATAGTATTGAGTTTTTATATTATTTTTATAACTATAATCCTAATTATTTTAAGTATAAATATAATAATTATACATTAAAAGAAGAAGTTTTAGAACGACTTAATAATACAATTTATGATGTGAAAAATCCTTTATTGCAATTAAAAATTGCAACATGCTTATTGATAGAATATAAAAATATAAAAAATAAGCCTGAAATAGCTAGGCTTATTATAAAAAATACTATTTTATTTTTTGAAAAACTATTTTTAAAAGATTCTTATGGGTTAGAAGAAGGAGTACTATTTGCACTTGATGTAAATCATATCTTTAAATTAGAAAAAGAATATAAATATATGGAAAAACTAAAAGAAGTTATAAATAATTATTTGTATAGTAAAGAATCTGAAAATATAGATTTTACTTTTATAAGATTATTTGAAAATTTAATTAAAAGATATAAAAATTTTTATACTGAAGATGAATTAAAAATAATAAAATCAAAACTTTATGAAATTATTGAAATAAAACTTAAAAATATTAATAAAACAAATCAAGATAATTATTTATTGTTAAATTCTGATATTGTATGCGGATTATATGAAAATTTACATTTAATAGATAAAGATAATAAAATAAACGACTATCGAAAAATAGTTAAAATGTTTTTATTAATATTTTCTAAAATTAAATCATCTGATATGAAAATGGGAATTTTAGATAGTGCTTTAAAATATGCTCAAAAAATAAAAAATAAAAAACAAATATCAAAAATTAATTCACTAATACAAGAAAATAATAAAAAAATCACTTTCAAATTTAAACCCATATGTTTTAATATTCCAAAAGAAATTCAAGAAGCAATAGGGCGATTTGAAAATGATGTGGATCGTTTTTTAAATTCTAATTGTAATTTATTTCAATGCTTTTATGGAATTTATCCATGCTTAAAAACAAATTTTAAAAAAATAGAAGAAAAGAATTCTATTGTGGATTTATTTGGAAGTGTGATGTATTTTGATAGTGATAATTTAAGAGAAAATATTGATAATTCTGGATTATTTAGGAAATATTATAATTATATAACGATATCTTATCCTTGTATTAATATTTTAAAATCAAAATTATTACAAAGATTTTATCCTAATAAAGAATATTTTTATTATTTAACTTGCGATAATAATATAATTCCAAAAGGGTATGAAGAGATTATAGCTAGAATGTTTTGTGCTGGGATACACAAAGATTATATGGATTTTTTTATATATGCTTCAGTAAGCATTGAGGCTATATTAAGACATATAATAGGTGAAGATATTATAAAAAATGATAAAAAGAATCACCGAATACAAGAGTATGAAACTTTAGAAAATTTATTAGACAAAATTGAATCACAAAATCTTTTAGAGGAAGATACTGTAAAAGAATTGCGATTATTGTTTTGTAAAGATGGTTTTAACATTAGAAATAAAATAGCACATGCAAGATTTTCACAAGATATTTTTAACGGACATTATATGTTGGCTGATTATATGTGGTGTTTTTTGATGAATTTTTTTATCAGCAACTATAATAAAGAGCCCAAATAG